One genomic window of Cannabis sativa cultivar Pink pepper isolate KNU-18-1 chromosome 2, ASM2916894v1, whole genome shotgun sequence includes the following:
- the LOC133034941 gene encoding uncharacterized protein LOC133034941 — MRKERFPTQRRSKLLPRGDGPFQVLERINDNAYKLDLPGEYNVSATFNVSDLSPFDTGEDLRTNPSKEGGNDEDIKDQVSSPIPVGPVTRARAKRFKEELNSLVHKVLNQEETVVNTEGEQRLVILIKVD; from the coding sequence ATGAGGAAAGAGAGATTTCCAACACAAAGGCGTTCTAAATTGCTGCCTCGCGGAGATGGTCCATTTCAAGTACTTGAACGGATCAATGACAATGCCTACAAACTCGATTTGCCAGGTGAATATAATGTTAGTGCTACATTTAATGTTTCTGATTTAAGTCCATTTGATACAGGTGAAGATTTGAGGACAAATCCTTCTAAAGAAGGGGGGAATGATGAGGACATCAAGGACCAAGTATCAAGTCCAATTCCAGTGGGTCCAGTGACTAGGGCACGAGCTAAGAGATTCAAGGAAGAGCTTAACAGCCTAGTACACAAAGTCTTAAATCAAGAAGAGACCGTGGTCAACACGGAAGGAGAACAAAGATTGGTCATACTCATCAAAGTGGACTGA